ATTTGAATCAATAATAAATGGAAGGAAAAGTATCAGTTAAAATTGAAAATGGAATAGCACGAGTTGCATTCTTTCATCCCCAAAGCAATTCATTGCCGGGTCAATTACTGCGGCAACTAGCTCAAGCTATAGTGGATACAGGAGCGAATAACGAGGCACGCGTTATCATATTGGAAAGCGAAGGAGATAAAACATTTTGTGCAGGCGCCTCGTTTGATGAGCTAATTTCTATTCAGGATAAAGAAGCCGGGCTTGCCTTTTTTTCAGGCTTTGCCATGGTGATAAATGCCATGCGCATGGCCCCTAAGTTTGTTATTGCACGTGTGCAAGGTAAGGCAGTAGGTGGAGGCGTAGGGCTTGCCTGTGCTGCCGATTATACTTTTGCTACCAATGCATCATCAGTAAAACTTAGCGAACTTGCAGTTGGCATAGGCCCCTTTGTTGTTGGCCCTGCCGTTGAACGTAAAATTGGCACTGCAGCATTTTGCGAACTCTCCATTAACGCAGCCGAATGGCGCGATGCTGCATGGGCATATCAACGTGGCATGTACGCTCACCTGTTTGATTCCATTGCAGAAATGGATGCAAGCATTGATAAACTTGCCTGCACACTGGCCGCTTCGAATCCCGAAGCTATGATGATGCTGAAAAAAATATTTTGGCAAGGAACCGAAAACTGGGACACGCTGCTTACTGAACGTGCCGGTATGAGTGGACACCTGGTGTTGAGCGACTTTACGCGAAATGCCATCAATAAGTTTAAAGCAAAGTAACTTGTGCTACATGCAAGTTGCAACAGGTGATTCTCTTGTTGCACTTACAATGCAATTAATAACACCTGTAGTTTTTTCTATTCGCTGTTAGTTGAGCGGCTCAATACTTCTTAATTATAGATATTCTATATTGCAGGCACAAACATTTTATACGCTTTGTATAGCAGGTTCATCATATTCATTTGGCAACATATATGGTCATGGTTATTGGCTGCCTGTTTTTTGCTGCCCGGTGCAGCAGGCGCACAAGTGCGCTGG
This region of Bacteroidota bacterium genomic DNA includes:
- a CDS encoding enoyl-CoA hydratase/isomerase family protein; amino-acid sequence: MEGKVSVKIENGIARVAFFHPQSNSLPGQLLRQLAQAIVDTGANNEARVIILESEGDKTFCAGASFDELISIQDKEAGLAFFSGFAMVINAMRMAPKFVIARVQGKAVGGGVGLACAADYTFATNASSVKLSELAVGIGPFVVGPAVERKIGTAAFCELSINAAEWRDAAWAYQRGMYAHLFDSIAEMDASIDKLACTLAASNPEAMMMLKKIFWQGTENWDTLLTERAGMSGHLVLSDFTRNAINKFKAK